The following proteins are encoded in a genomic region of Mercenaria mercenaria strain notata unplaced genomic scaffold, MADL_Memer_1 contig_838, whole genome shotgun sequence:
- the LOC128554885 gene encoding uncharacterized protein LOC128554885 yields MRIIKREIVKKKRYNASLLTVFQKKIKNKISDFISNQFAFDFHFTDSETSAMVAVYVTIPLIVVVLAVLLTVIILRKRRAHRSKRNGGQHEIDMNPSIHFPNKTYNEHALNGLNPTKRPKANDILQSDDDYAYITDDEQADTTENVYYNTFDSECRSQKDTEHQYDHMKSTSKPIQDNTYSHMQGDKMDIEWNPSNEIKLISNNSNASLRKDGHPENNCYDQLDISNLNEAMKQEHSMTLNKEQESDNDHAKAGGIDPVPLEQDDYSHIRDGKVNQENTGKEICIHDKYEYSNVTESTEEREKKGNERKAEYEQPIGRTPQYFVLEAENENTPEDDRNCFVLEAEEKNDETYESDNHTYFVLEKTESA; encoded by the exons ATGCGAATCATTAAGCGGGAAATCGTGAAAAAGAAAAGATACAACGCTTCTCTGCTCACTGTATTTCAGaagaagataaaaaataaaataagtgattttatatcaaaccagtttgcttttgattttcattttacagaCTCAGAAACCAGCGCCATGGTTGCTGTTTATGTTACAATACCACTCATTGTAGTTGTTCTTGCTGTCCTGCTAACAGTAATTATTTTGAG aaaaagacGTGCACATCGCTCGAAAAGGAATGGCGGTCAACACGAAATTGACATGAACCCATCGATTCACTTTCCGAATAAAACATACAATGAACATGCTCTAAATGGCCTCAATCCTACGAAACGTCCCAAAGCAAATGACATTCTACAATCAGACGATGATTATGCATATATCACCGACGACGAACAGGCAGATACAACAGAAAACGTATATTATAACACATTTGATTCTGAATGTAGAAGTCAAAAGGACACAGAACATCAATATGATCATATGAAAAGTACATCAAAGCCAATCCAAGATAACACATATTCACATATGCAAGGTGATAAAATGGACATAGAATGGAATCcaagtaatgaaataaaactgatttcaaaCAATAGTAATGCATCTCTGCGAAAAGACGGGCATCCAGAAAATAATTGTTATGACCAACTTGATATCAGTAACTTAAATGAAGCTATGAAACAAGAGCATTCGATGACACTTAATAAAGAACAAGAATCGGACAACGATCATGCAAAAGCAGGTGGGATAGATCCAGTACCTTTGGAACAAGATGACTATTCTCATATAAGGGACGGGAAAGTAAATCAAGAAAACACTGGAAAAGAGATATGTATACATGATAAATACGAGTATTCAAATGTTACTGAAAGTActgaagaaagagaaaagaaaggTAACGAAAGAAAAGCTGAATATGAGCAACCGATTGGTCGTACGCCTCAATATTTTGTCCTGGAAGCAGAGAATGAAAACACACCCGAAGATGACAGAAACTGTTTTGTGTTGGAAGcagaagaaaaaaatgatgaaacttATGAGTCAGACAATCACACTTATTTTGTATTAGAGAAAACGGAAAGCGCATGA